The Collimonas sp. PA-H2 genome contains a region encoding:
- a CDS encoding diguanylate cyclase domain-containing protein: MPMFQSIKFRLIGLGILIIAAGIGLRLFFALPFAQGLLRDEVAAQQLSVASYVARDIGHSIQARRALLAELSSVLPPALLSKPEQLTAWLRERQRINPLFNSGLLVVRPDGNGLLAEYPTVAGRGSLVFSDADWFGAALQADAPVMGRPRRGRANGEPIMIMAAPVRNSARQVVAVLAGVVVLNTPGFLDRLQETRLGAGGGFLLVSPADKLFVGASDPAMVLTPTPPPGVNLLHDRAMAGYRGTGITINAKGVEELSAMVTVPGTGWFVVARIPTAEVFHPINAMLGFYLRNTLAIVAGMIIIMLLLLPRTLRPLTDAAHAMREMADGKRQLAPLPVQRHDEVGSLVLGFNYLVERLRDKEAALKASEARMAFMAHHDALTGLCNRAMLEDRLQQAMARAQRDGSHFALLFCDLDDFKPINDVFGHEAGDAILRQVAARLLDERRSTDTVARLGGDEFVVLLSDLSDAREGAISVARQLLDAIGIPFNIDGQLFELSASIGIALHAQAGISTSQLMSQADIAMYQAKRAGKNEYCVFEESLEPFRV, from the coding sequence ATGCCAATGTTCCAAAGCATCAAGTTCCGCCTGATTGGCCTCGGTATCCTGATTATCGCGGCCGGCATCGGCTTGCGCCTGTTTTTTGCGCTGCCTTTTGCCCAAGGCTTGCTGCGCGACGAGGTGGCGGCCCAGCAATTGTCGGTGGCGTCGTATGTCGCGCGCGACATCGGCCATAGCATCCAGGCGCGCCGCGCGCTGCTCGCCGAACTGAGTTCGGTGCTGCCGCCGGCGCTGCTGTCGAAGCCGGAACAGCTGACGGCCTGGCTGCGTGAACGGCAGCGCATCAATCCCTTGTTCAACAGCGGCTTGCTGGTGGTGCGGCCGGACGGCAACGGGCTGCTGGCGGAATATCCGACAGTGGCCGGACGCGGCAGCCTGGTGTTTTCCGATGCCGACTGGTTCGGCGCGGCGCTGCAGGCCGATGCGCCGGTGATGGGGCGGCCGCGGCGCGGACGCGCCAACGGCGAGCCGATCATGATCATGGCGGCGCCGGTGCGCAACAGCGCGCGCCAGGTAGTGGCGGTGCTGGCCGGCGTGGTGGTGCTGAACACACCCGGCTTTCTCGACCGTCTGCAGGAAACCCGGCTCGGCGCCGGCGGCGGCTTCCTGCTGGTGTCGCCGGCCGACAAACTGTTCGTCGGCGCCAGCGATCCGGCGATGGTGCTGACGCCGACCCCGCCACCCGGCGTCAACCTGCTGCACGACCGTGCCATGGCCGGTTACCGTGGCACCGGCATCACCATCAACGCCAAGGGCGTGGAAGAACTGTCGGCGATGGTGACGGTGCCCGGCACCGGCTGGTTCGTGGTGGCGCGCATCCCGACCGCCGAGGTATTCCATCCAATTAACGCCATGCTCGGCTTCTATCTGCGCAACACGCTGGCGATCGTCGCCGGCATGATCATCATCATGCTGCTGCTGTTGCCGCGCACTTTGCGGCCGCTGACCGATGCCGCCCATGCGATGCGCGAGATGGCGGACGGCAAGCGCCAGCTGGCGCCGCTGCCGGTACAGCGGCACGACGAGGTCGGCAGCCTGGTGCTCGGTTTCAATTACCTGGTGGAGCGGCTGCGCGACAAGGAAGCGGCGCTCAAGGCGAGCGAGGCGCGCATGGCGTTCATGGCGCACCACGATGCGCTGACCGGCCTGTGCAACCGGGCCATGCTGGAAGACCGTCTGCAGCAGGCGATGGCGCGGGCGCAGCGCGACGGTTCTCATTTTGCCTTGCTGTTTTGCGATCTCGATGATTTCAAGCCGATCAACGACGTCTTCGGCCACGAGGCCGGCGACGCCATCCTGCGCCAGGTGGCGGCGCGCCTGCTGGACGAACGCCGCAGCACAGATACCGTGGCGCGCCTGGGCGGCGATGAATTTGTCGTCTTGCTGAGCGATCTCAGCGATGCGCGCGAGGGCGCGATCAGCGTCGCCCGGCAATTGCTGGATGCGATCGGCATCCCGTTCAATATCGACGGCCAGCTGTTCGAACTGAGCGCTTCGATCGGTATTGCCTTGCATGCGCAGGCTGGGATTTCCACTTCGCAGCTGATGTCACAGGCCGATATCGCCATGTATCAGGCCAAGCGGGCGGGAAAGAATGAGTATTGTGTGTTCGAGGAGTCGCTGGAGCCCTTTCGCGTTTAG
- a CDS encoding surface-adhesin E family protein: MKKLALTLTLGLACVAANAADWQSVGSSDTSELKLDQASIKETKGIREAWSMWNFKEPRKNDGDPKALATFQSYQDFTQYDCKAKTLRLSKEILFAELDGGGAKVDHSDALKNSTYVKPAAGSVAEVMMKFVCGFQLDDKPAPAKK; this comes from the coding sequence ATGAAGAAATTAGCGCTCACCCTGACTCTCGGCCTCGCTTGTGTAGCGGCCAACGCCGCCGACTGGCAATCCGTCGGTTCCAGCGATACTTCCGAACTGAAGCTGGACCAGGCATCGATCAAGGAAACCAAGGGCATTCGTGAAGCATGGTCCATGTGGAACTTCAAGGAACCACGCAAGAACGACGGCGACCCCAAGGCGCTGGCGACTTTCCAGTCTTACCAGGATTTCACCCAGTACGATTGCAAGGCCAAGACCCTGCGCCTGAGCAAGGAAATCTTGTTTGCTGAACTCGACGGCGGCGGCGCCAAGGTCGATCACAGCGACGCCCTGAAAAACTCCACCTATGTCAAACCGGCTGCCGGATCGGTCGCCGAAGTGATGATGAAATTCGTCTGCGGCTTCCAGCTGGATGACAAACCGGCTCCTGCCAAGAAATAA
- a CDS encoding PsiF family protein, with protein sequence MKKMSALALLACCFIFNPAFAANTQQSKMATCNKDAAGKAGDDRKAFMKDCLSTKPAAAAPMTQQEKMKSCNVDASGKKGDDRKAFMKQCLSKPKG encoded by the coding sequence ATGAAAAAAATGTCAGCTCTGGCACTGCTCGCTTGCTGCTTTATCTTTAATCCAGCATTTGCCGCAAATACGCAGCAAAGCAAGATGGCAACCTGCAACAAGGACGCCGCCGGCAAAGCGGGCGATGACCGCAAGGCTTTCATGAAAGATTGCCTGAGCACAAAGCCGGCAGCCGCCGCTCCCATGACACAGCAGGAAAAAATGAAGTCATGCAATGTCGACGCCAGCGGTAAAAAGGGCGACGACCGCAAGGCATTCATGAAGCAATGCCTGTCGAAACCTAAGGGCTAA
- a CDS encoding 2-dehydropantoate 2-reductase produces the protein MARIAVFGAGSVGVYIGASLHAAGADVVMIGRARTRQQIASQGVLLSDLDGRRQQLAAAGFPYQENPFALTDAQLILVTVKSADSAAAAAIIAQHARPSALVVSLQNGVGNAAVLRSALPGWQVLAGMVPFNVVQMEGSRFHRGSGGQLMVEASAALEPWQAVFSQAHLPIQLCADFDAVQWGKLLLNLNNAVNALSDLPLKTELSQSAYRRCLALLIEEALRLLRAAGIRPAKIARVAPQLLPLLLRLPDALFKRVAAAMLKIDPQARSSMWEDLRAGCLTEVDYLNGAIVGLARSLGKDAPANRRITALIHAAEGATLQSWRGDALYRALCTQSP, from the coding sequence ATGGCCAGGATCGCAGTGTTTGGCGCCGGCTCGGTCGGCGTCTATATCGGCGCCTCGCTGCATGCCGCCGGCGCCGATGTGGTCATGATAGGCCGCGCCCGCACGCGCCAGCAGATCGCCAGCCAGGGCGTGCTGCTGAGCGATCTCGACGGCCGCCGGCAACAGCTGGCCGCGGCCGGCTTTCCCTACCAAGAGAATCCGTTTGCGCTGACTGATGCGCAACTGATCCTGGTCACAGTCAAGAGCGCCGACAGCGCCGCTGCCGCTGCCATCATCGCGCAGCACGCCAGGCCGTCGGCGCTGGTCGTCAGCCTGCAGAACGGCGTCGGCAATGCTGCTGTGTTGCGCAGCGCCTTGCCGGGCTGGCAGGTATTGGCGGGCATGGTGCCGTTCAACGTGGTGCAGATGGAGGGCAGCCGCTTCCATCGCGGCAGCGGCGGCCAGCTGATGGTCGAAGCCAGCGCCGCGCTGGAGCCATGGCAAGCCGTCTTCAGCCAGGCCCATCTGCCGATCCAGCTGTGCGCCGACTTTGACGCCGTCCAATGGGGCAAGCTGCTGCTGAACCTGAACAATGCCGTGAATGCGCTGTCCGATCTGCCGCTCAAAACCGAGTTGTCGCAAAGCGCCTACCGGCGCTGCCTGGCCTTGCTGATCGAGGAAGCGCTGCGGCTGCTGCGCGCGGCCGGCATCCGTCCGGCAAAAATCGCCCGGGTCGCGCCGCAACTGCTGCCGCTGCTGCTGCGCTTGCCCGATGCGCTGTTCAAGCGGGTCGCCGCAGCCATGCTGAAAATCGATCCGCAAGCGCGTTCCTCGATGTGGGAAGACTTGCGGGCAGGGTGCCTGACCGAAGTCGATTACCTGAATGGGGCGATTGTCGGCCTGGCGCGGTCGCTGGGCAAGGATGCCCCGGCCAATCGCCGCATCACGGCGCTGATCCATGCCGCCGAGGGGGCTACCTTGCAGTCCTGGCGTGGTGATGCGCTGTATCGGGCCTTATGCACTCAATCTCCATAA
- a CDS encoding DUF962 domain-containing protein, whose protein sequence is MNQNTQPLTDRAIDNLLAKYSESHLNPVNEVIHFICVPVIVFTLLGLLWAIHPWVALAGALAAMLYYFSLSVPFAVGMLLMSAAMLALLYLLPPQWVLPLSITVFVLAWIGQFIGHKIEGKKPSFFDDLRFLLIGPLFVLGFLYRRLHIAY, encoded by the coding sequence ATGAACCAGAACACACAGCCGTTAACCGACCGGGCTATCGACAACCTGCTCGCCAAATATTCCGAAAGCCACCTGAACCCGGTGAATGAAGTGATCCACTTCATCTGCGTGCCGGTGATCGTCTTCACGCTGCTGGGTTTGCTGTGGGCGATCCATCCCTGGGTAGCGCTGGCCGGGGCGCTGGCTGCCATGCTGTACTATTTTTCGCTGTCGGTGCCGTTCGCCGTTGGCATGCTGCTGATGTCGGCAGCGATGCTGGCGCTGCTCTACCTGTTGCCGCCTCAATGGGTGCTGCCGCTGTCGATCACGGTGTTCGTGCTGGCCTGGATCGGGCAGTTCATCGGCCACAAGATCGAGGGCAAGAAGCCGTCCTTCTTCGATGACCTGCGCTTCCTGCTGATCGGTCCCTTGTTCGTGCTGGGCTTCCTGTATCGCCGCCTGCACATCGCTTATTGA
- a CDS encoding AraC family transcriptional regulator, giving the protein MNQQHSHLFLWRGRSLVIGPGIDSKFHAHFATQLTWGLDAPFQARLSPELPWTTTRAAIFFSNQPHQIHCESTLLAHLFIELPQRSPAAQSVLLADYRNAEGFAPVRAGLAVARTGGLDLQGAEQLTQDWLACSALLERAQPGFDQRISQALAAIAAHPRDTLNGAALAAAVHLSASRFTHLFRQQTGLSLSRYLLWSRLLAAVEAVARGDNMTHAAHAAGFADLAHMSRTFRNTFGVVPSELQKMAIAFKREEK; this is encoded by the coding sequence ATGAATCAGCAACACTCGCATCTGTTTCTCTGGCGCGGCCGTTCCCTGGTGATCGGGCCCGGCATCGACTCGAAGTTCCACGCGCATTTCGCCACCCAACTGACCTGGGGCCTGGATGCGCCGTTCCAGGCCCGCCTGTCGCCCGAGCTGCCGTGGACCACCACGCGCGCCGCCATTTTCTTTTCCAACCAGCCGCACCAGATCCATTGCGAGTCTACGCTGCTGGCGCACCTGTTCATCGAATTGCCGCAACGCTCGCCGGCGGCGCAAAGCGTGCTGCTGGCCGACTATCGAAATGCCGAGGGTTTCGCGCCAGTGCGCGCCGGCTTGGCCGTGGCGCGCACTGGCGGCCTCGATTTGCAGGGCGCTGAACAGCTGACCCAGGACTGGCTGGCATGCAGCGCTTTGCTTGAGCGCGCACAGCCGGGTTTCGACCAGCGCATCAGCCAGGCGCTGGCCGCCATCGCCGCCCATCCGCGCGATACGCTCAACGGCGCCGCACTGGCCGCCGCCGTGCATTTGTCGGCCAGCCGCTTTACCCACCTGTTCCGCCAGCAGACTGGCCTGTCGCTGTCGCGCTATCTGCTGTGGTCGCGCCTGTTGGCTGCGGTGGAGGCGGTGGCGCGCGGCGATAATATGACGCACGCCGCGCACGCCGCCGGGTTTGCCGACCTGGCGCACATGAGCCGCACCTTCCGCAATACCTTCGGAGTAGTCCCCTCGGAGCTGCAAAAGATGGCGATTGCGTTCAAGCGCGAGGAAAAATGA
- a CDS encoding cupin-like domain-containing protein yields MTPIRGPSFQLVDQIDAEQLQRDGGFGARTRPLLVKGALRNWPAQHNWSFEQMAALRYKDGGETQVKFQNGLVEQGQTRHRPVMPVGPYLQELAQLARQPLADDVGLLSDRRRHLLSAGEKFFLDWSHMQSFQPDRMYLAQWNILDEFPALRHDFSIKDLWPGWRWTWEYVFMGPANTVTGLHYDFPHNWFCQVRGSKEFILFPPENTPHMCISQKFDWGAILSDINISRLDQQPEQLKEFEKTQGLYARVEAGDALFIPKRTWHAVVALEPSISLGVFGLTAPEVLFGGVPNEIKHIFHKMHLYRWGNCTCHKF; encoded by the coding sequence ATGACTCCGATCCGCGGTCCATCCTTCCAGCTAGTCGACCAGATCGACGCCGAACAGCTTCAGCGCGACGGCGGCTTCGGCGCCCGCACCCGGCCGTTGCTGGTGAAAGGCGCATTGCGCAACTGGCCGGCGCAGCACAACTGGTCGTTCGAACAGATGGCGGCGCTGCGCTACAAGGACGGCGGCGAGACGCAGGTAAAATTCCAGAACGGCCTGGTGGAACAGGGTCAGACCCGGCACCGGCCGGTGATGCCGGTCGGCCCCTATCTGCAGGAGCTGGCGCAGCTGGCCAGGCAGCCGCTGGCGGACGATGTCGGCTTGCTGTCGGACCGCCGTCGCCATCTGCTGTCGGCGGGAGAGAAATTCTTTCTCGACTGGTCGCATATGCAATCGTTCCAGCCGGACCGCATGTATCTGGCGCAGTGGAACATCCTCGACGAATTTCCGGCGCTGCGCCACGATTTCTCGATCAAGGATCTGTGGCCGGGCTGGCGCTGGACCTGGGAATACGTATTCATGGGGCCGGCCAACACCGTCACCGGCCTGCACTACGACTTCCCGCACAACTGGTTTTGCCAGGTGCGCGGCAGCAAGGAGTTCATCCTGTTCCCGCCCGAGAATACGCCGCACATGTGCATCTCCCAGAAATTCGATTGGGGCGCGATCCTGAGCGACATCAATATCTCGCGCCTGGACCAGCAGCCGGAACAGCTCAAGGAATTTGAAAAGACTCAGGGTTTGTATGCCAGGGTGGAAGCGGGCGACGCCTTGTTCATTCCCAAGCGCACCTGGCATGCCGTGGTGGCGCTGGAGCCGTCGATCAGCCTCGGCGTGTTCGGCCTGACAGCGCCGGAAGTCTTGTTCGGCGGCGTGCCGAACGAGATCAAGCACATCTTCCACAAAATGCATCTGTACCGCTGGGGCAATTGCACCTGCCACAAATTCTGA
- a CDS encoding LysR family transcriptional regulator, whose protein sequence is MIDLRGIDLNLLVSLDALLEECNVTKAAARLHLTQPAVSTQLARLRKVFDDPLLIPADSGRGMTPSARALGLIAPLHAALSDLQMVIRRRPAFDPWQDSRRFVIAANDNATAVLGLRLMEQLPQLAGSGVRLAFVSADQRQVASQLERSEIDLLLGSERMVPASMKVRKIYDEHFVMAQRKGHHRGAGALDLDQYCALQHVLVSTSGGSFHGFMDEHLELLGRQREVMLSVQNFTLVPDLLCNSDYVATLPSRFLQRHRDRLDGFALPFPARGFSLFACWHPRNQNDPALLWLRDAIAALA, encoded by the coding sequence GTGATTGATCTTCGTGGGATAGACTTGAATTTGCTGGTGTCGCTCGACGCCTTGCTGGAGGAGTGCAACGTCACCAAGGCGGCGGCGCGCCTGCACCTGACGCAGCCGGCGGTGTCGACCCAGCTGGCGCGCTTGCGCAAGGTGTTCGATGATCCCTTGCTGATACCGGCCGACAGTGGCCGCGGCATGACCCCGAGTGCACGCGCGCTGGGACTGATTGCGCCGCTGCACGCCGCGCTCAGCGATCTGCAGATGGTGATCAGGCGGCGTCCTGCCTTCGATCCCTGGCAGGACAGCCGCCGCTTCGTGATTGCCGCCAATGACAACGCCACCGCTGTGCTCGGCCTGCGCCTGATGGAGCAATTGCCGCAACTGGCCGGCAGCGGCGTCAGGCTCGCTTTCGTCAGCGCCGACCAGCGCCAGGTGGCGAGCCAGCTGGAGCGCTCCGAGATCGATCTGCTGCTGGGTTCGGAGCGCATGGTGCCGGCGTCCATGAAGGTCCGCAAAATCTATGACGAGCACTTTGTCATGGCGCAGCGCAAGGGCCATCACCGCGGCGCCGGCGCGCTCGACCTGGATCAGTACTGCGCGCTGCAGCACGTGCTGGTGTCCACCAGCGGCGGCAGCTTTCACGGTTTCATGGACGAGCATCTGGAATTGCTGGGACGGCAGCGCGAGGTCATGTTGTCCGTGCAGAATTTCACGCTGGTGCCGGACTTGTTGTGCAACAGCGACTATGTGGCGACCTTGCCCAGCCGCTTTTTACAGCGTCATCGCGACCGCCTGGATGGTTTTGCCTTGCCGTTCCCCGCACGCGGTTTTTCCTTGTTCGCTTGCTGGCACCCGCGCAATCAGAACGATCCTGCCCTGCTATGGCTGCGCGACGCCATTGCAGCGCTGGCATGA
- a CDS encoding zinc-binding dehydrogenase — translation MKAWMFNRNELTLALQDTAQPELRAGAALVRMEAVPLLSYTRNYVQGKLPYAYPPSPFTPGTNGIGRIVAVGAGVRSLRPGQRVAVNPYWIADEAMAEPPQVLIGLTGISADSAPMLAEYPHGSWREVADFPASTLLPLDGLDHVAAERLALLAKFIIPFGGLRRGRLSAGETVAINGAGGYFGSAAVLAALALGAARVIALGRNAQALQQLVELGKGRVLAVLLTGEVAGDAAAIRAAAGGGVALGLDMVGQAADADSTLALLHSLQRGGRLVLMGSMQVNLPLPYGEMLLNNWELIGHFMYSSADYLALLSLVRAGLLPLDAVELKTFAFSALEAAIDHAAQMKGLQATVALF, via the coding sequence ATGAAAGCATGGATGTTCAACCGTAACGAACTGACACTGGCGCTGCAGGATACGGCGCAACCCGAACTGCGCGCCGGCGCCGCGCTGGTGCGCATGGAGGCGGTGCCACTGCTGAGCTATACGCGCAATTATGTGCAAGGCAAGCTGCCCTACGCTTACCCGCCCAGCCCGTTTACCCCGGGCACCAACGGCATCGGCCGCATCGTCGCGGTCGGCGCCGGCGTGCGGTCGCTGCGACCGGGACAGCGAGTCGCCGTCAACCCTTACTGGATCGCCGACGAGGCGATGGCGGAACCGCCGCAAGTATTGATCGGACTGACCGGCATCAGTGCCGACAGCGCCCCCATGCTGGCGGAATACCCGCACGGCAGCTGGCGCGAAGTTGCGGATTTTCCTGCCTCCACCCTGCTGCCGTTGGACGGGCTCGATCACGTGGCGGCGGAACGGCTGGCGCTGCTGGCGAAATTCATTATCCCCTTCGGCGGCTTGCGCCGCGGCCGCCTCAGCGCCGGCGAAACGGTGGCGATCAACGGCGCCGGCGGCTACTTCGGCTCCGCCGCCGTGCTGGCCGCGCTGGCGCTGGGCGCCGCCCGGGTGATCGCCCTCGGCCGCAATGCGCAAGCCTTGCAGCAACTGGTAGAACTGGGCAAAGGACGGGTGCTGGCGGTGCTGCTGACTGGCGAGGTTGCAGGCGATGCGGCGGCCATCCGCGCCGCTGCCGGCGGCGGCGTCGCGCTGGGATTGGACATGGTCGGCCAGGCCGCCGATGCCGACAGCACCCTGGCACTGCTGCACAGTCTGCAGCGCGGCGGCCGGCTGGTGCTGATGGGCAGCATGCAGGTGAACCTGCCGCTGCCGTATGGCGAGATGCTGCTGAATAACTGGGAATTGATAGGCCACTTCATGTACAGCTCGGCCGATTATCTGGCGTTGCTGTCGCTGGTGCGGGCTGGCTTGCTGCCGCTGGATGCCGTGGAGCTGAAAACCTTTGCGTTTTCCGCGCTGGAAGCGGCGATCGACCATGCCGCGCAGATGAAGGGCCTGCAGGCGACGGTGGCGCTGTTTTGA
- a CDS encoding SRPBCC domain-containing protein produces MRNVIYKTVVLKASAEALFDMYLDPQLHQAITGLPAAIGAEAGDQFQAFDGALSGVMLQVVKPRLIVHTWRSPAFAADDPDSILFLSFHPQGEHGRIDLVHLDVPEQDYEEVKKGWREKYFEPWREFLANEWSATR; encoded by the coding sequence ATGCGCAATGTGATTTATAAAACCGTGGTCCTGAAGGCGTCGGCGGAAGCACTGTTCGATATGTATCTCGATCCGCAGCTGCACCAGGCCATCACCGGCTTGCCGGCAGCCATAGGCGCCGAAGCCGGCGACCAGTTCCAGGCCTTCGACGGCGCCCTCAGCGGCGTCATGCTGCAGGTGGTAAAGCCGCGGCTGATCGTGCATACCTGGCGCTCGCCGGCGTTTGCCGCCGACGATCCGGACTCCATCCTGTTCCTGTCCTTCCATCCGCAGGGCGAGCACGGCCGCATCGACCTGGTCCACTTGGACGTGCCCGAGCAGGATTACGAGGAGGTCAAGAAAGGCTGGCGCGAAAAGTATTTCGAACCCTGGCGCGAGTTCCTGGCCAATGAATGGTCGGCCACGCGCTAG
- a CDS encoding VF530 family DNA-binding protein, with the protein MTQNTHNHLHGVTLEAMLTELVEHYGWEGLGQRIDIRCFKSDPSIKSSLTFLRKTVWAREKVEALYVGMRRAMK; encoded by the coding sequence ATGACACAAAATACACATAACCACCTGCACGGCGTCACGCTGGAAGCGATGCTGACTGAACTGGTCGAGCATTACGGCTGGGAAGGCCTGGGCCAGCGCATCGACATCCGTTGTTTCAAGAGCGACCCCAGCATCAAGTCCAGCCTGACATTCCTGCGCAAGACGGTATGGGCGCGCGAGAAGGTGGAAGCCTTGTACGTCGGCATGCGGCGGGCAATGAAATGA
- a CDS encoding SGNH/GDSL hydrolase family protein, which yields MKTLFVFCALCSNMAMAQVAADVKPDPAYTHHLSSSGPLSKEQLLKQKPARKPAARSLTTGAAVANATSTSTYTYLRCWYRTGNDASKPTTTYAWGLDPSSGDYYRINGYWWAGGLLNWENMFYSDVAQSTLQSVCQSTLSAKGISQPVAMVAAADNALSFNYTVWTNDSVAQNGINKIVAFGDSLSDTQNIFNASQWTLPNSSSWFLGRFSNGNNWVEYFANNLQLPLYNWAIGGAGVDTQKLVIPGVIQQVQSYVSYMQKAQNYQPQNTLFTLLIGGNDLVNYNSTVDQVISGETQALQSLIQSGARNILLLKLPDVSKAPVFGIKTTGPTVAAQVIDLNNRLSVLVSSLQAQYGSTLHIQLYDTYALFNDLLANPAKYQVSNTTQSCLNINTDSSTNYLSKQSARSQCSNPDSFVFWDTLHPTTHTHKLLADAVTAFYRANLQP from the coding sequence ATGAAAACTCTGTTTGTATTTTGTGCTTTGTGTTCGAATATGGCGATGGCGCAAGTCGCCGCCGATGTGAAACCCGATCCCGCCTACACCCATCATCTGTCGTCCTCCGGACCGCTTTCCAAGGAACAGCTGCTGAAGCAGAAGCCGGCCCGCAAGCCGGCTGCGCGCAGCCTGACTACCGGCGCCGCGGTGGCCAATGCCACCAGCACCAGCACTTACACTTACCTGCGCTGCTGGTACCGCACCGGCAACGATGCAAGCAAGCCGACCACGACTTATGCCTGGGGCCTGGATCCTTCCAGCGGCGACTACTACCGCATCAACGGCTACTGGTGGGCAGGCGGCTTGCTGAACTGGGAAAACATGTTCTACAGCGATGTGGCGCAAAGTACGCTGCAATCGGTATGCCAGAGCACGCTCAGCGCCAAGGGCATCAGCCAGCCGGTGGCGATGGTGGCCGCCGCCGACAATGCGCTGTCATTCAACTACACGGTCTGGACCAACGACAGCGTGGCGCAGAACGGCATCAACAAGATCGTCGCCTTTGGCGACAGCCTGTCCGACACCCAGAACATCTTCAACGCCTCGCAATGGACCTTGCCGAATTCAAGCAGCTGGTTCCTCGGCCGCTTCAGCAACGGCAACAACTGGGTGGAGTATTTCGCCAACAACCTGCAGCTGCCCTTGTATAACTGGGCCATCGGCGGCGCCGGCGTCGACACGCAAAAATTGGTGATTCCAGGCGTGATCCAGCAGGTGCAGTCGTATGTCAGCTATATGCAGAAGGCGCAGAACTACCAGCCGCAAAATACTTTGTTCACCTTGCTGATCGGCGGCAACGACCTGGTCAATTACAACAGCACGGTGGACCAGGTGATCAGCGGCGAAACCCAGGCCCTGCAAAGCTTGATCCAGTCCGGCGCCCGCAATATCCTGCTGCTGAAGCTGCCGGACGTTTCCAAGGCGCCGGTGTTCGGCATCAAGACCACCGGGCCGACGGTGGCGGCGCAGGTGATCGACCTCAACAACCGCCTGAGCGTGCTGGTCAGCTCGCTGCAGGCGCAATACGGCAGCACCCTGCATATCCAGCTGTACGATACCTATGCCTTGTTCAACGACCTGCTAGCCAATCCGGCCAAATACCAGGTCAGCAACACCACCCAGTCCTGCCTCAACATCAATACCGATTCCAGCACGAACTATCTGAGCAAGCAGAGCGCGCGCTCACAGTGCAGCAATCCGGATAGTTTCGTGTTCTGGGACACCCTGCATCCGACCACGCATACGCACAAATTGCTGGCCGATGCGGTGACGGCCTTCTACAGGGCCAATCTGCAGCCTTGA
- a CDS encoding response regulator transcription factor, protein MRLLLVEDDLMVGEAVRKGLRQDGFALDWVQDGVAALSALAQEDYQLLLLDLGLPRKNGLEVLKSLRAGGNQLPVLILTARDAVSDRVAGLDAGADDYLVKPFDLEELAARIRALLRRQSGRAEPLVELGGLILNPATHEVTLDGQQVNLSAREFALLRAFLDRPGVVLSRAQLEEKMYGWDDSIESNAVEVYIHALRKKLGSNFIKNVRGIGYMVAK, encoded by the coding sequence ATGCGTTTGCTGTTGGTGGAAGACGACCTGATGGTGGGCGAAGCCGTGCGCAAGGGATTGCGCCAGGATGGCTTTGCGCTCGACTGGGTGCAGGACGGCGTCGCCGCACTGAGCGCGCTGGCGCAGGAAGATTATCAGCTGCTGCTGCTGGATCTCGGCCTGCCGCGCAAGAATGGCCTGGAAGTGCTGAAGTCGCTGCGCGCCGGCGGCAACCAGCTTCCGGTGCTGATCCTGACCGCGCGCGACGCGGTGTCGGACCGGGTAGCCGGCCTCGACGCCGGCGCCGACGATTACCTGGTCAAACCGTTCGACCTGGAAGAACTGGCGGCACGCATCCGCGCCCTGCTGCGGCGGCAGTCGGGACGCGCCGAACCGCTGGTGGAACTGGGAGGACTGATCCTCAATCCGGCCACCCACGAAGTCACGCTGGACGGCCAGCAGGTCAATCTGTCGGCGCGCGAGTTCGCCCTGCTGCGGGCTTTCCTCGACCGCCCCGGCGTGGTGCTGTCGCGCGCCCAGCTGGAAGAAAAAATGTACGGCTGGGACGACAGCATAGAAAGCAACGCGGTCGAGGTTTACATCCACGCCTTGCGCAAAAAGCTGGGCAGCAATTTCATCAAGAATGTGCGCGGCATCGGCTACATGGTGGCTAAATGA